One segment of Candidatus Liberimonas magnetica DNA contains the following:
- a CDS encoding GIY-YIG nuclease family protein: MEDLKKKIIDEIRRTAKENGGKPLGISGFEKETGIKVYEWKKYWPRFGDAQSEAGFMPNQLTIAYSDEFIIEKVVGVMRKLNKFPTFDELSIEKRRDAKFPGMTVYFRKYGSKQEFAKKILEYCTSRKGYDDIIKLCKPILEKPTLIDKIDNSDINQKLGEVYLFKSGRYYRIGRTNDTVRCGKEIKMQLAENPVLIHSIKTDDPSGIEAYWHKRLWQKE, translated from the coding sequence ATGGAAGATTTAAAAAAGAAAATTATTGATGAAATACGAAGAACCGCAAAAGAGAACGGAGGTAAGCCTTTAGGTATATCAGGTTTTGAAAAAGAAACTGGAATAAAGGTTTATGAATGGAAGAAATATTGGCCTAGGTTTGGAGATGCACAAAGTGAAGCAGGTTTTATGCCAAACCAACTTACTATTGCTTATTCTGATGAGTTTATTATTGAAAAAGTGGTTGGTGTTATGCGTAAGTTAAATAAATTTCCAACTTTTGATGAACTTAGCATTGAAAAGCGTAGAGATGCGAAATTCCCAGGAATGACGGTTTATTTTAGAAAATATGGATCAAAACAAGAATTTGCGAAGAAAATATTAGAATATTGCACAAGTAGAAAAGGTTATGATGATATTATAAAACTATGCAAACCAATCCTTGAAAAACCTACTTTAATAGATAAAATTGATAATTCTGACATTAATCAAAAATTAGGCGAAGTATATCTTTTTAAATCAGGGCGTTATTATAGAATTGGACGAACAAATGATACTGTAAGGTGTGGAAAAGAAATTAAGATGCAATTAGCTGAGAATCCTGTCTTAATTCATTCAATCAAAACCGATGACCCGAGTGGTATTGAAGCTTACTGGCATAAACGGTTATGGCAAAAAGAATGA